The following are from one region of the Candidatus Eremiobacterota bacterium genome:
- a CDS encoding family 43 glycosylhydrolase, whose translation MALSFSTPRQPAFHGKYRNPVRAGDFPDPSVIRPSTSSEQPATFYAVTTSTDWAPFFPIFTSADLVDWELAGHVFARRPDWCAGNFWAPDFAEKNGRFYVYYTARRKDGPLCVAVATADRPQGPYTDHGPLIGQRNGSIDAMAADDADGSRWLLWKEDGNAHNKPTPIWAQRLSEDGLVLAGEPVELLRNDAPWEGRLVEAPHVIRREGWFYMFYSGNTCCGEDCAYAVGVARARRLTGPWEKCPANPILAGNEAFRCPGHGAPVDDGKGDWYYLYHAYEARPDAIYVGRQLCLDAIEWSLDGWPAINGGRGPSRIADAPFARDQRAAQRGRWQADFSAGPLDRGWQWPQSAAPRLATDHGALVLTAQHERRGSDPLAGVVARTITAGDYAATAEVETRGQAAETLASLCAYGSHRDALGIGVRDGMVSVWRRRGGHLVELALARAPNRNRVHLRVTALDGSAYRFAFSGDGKSWTTLGGRLDGSWLPPWDAGVRIALTVGGRTGASARFGAFRFEPAPAAVSRLDPHASKRARLAAMLARVAPVKRLAAKS comes from the coding sequence GTGGCACTCTCGTTTTCGACGCCGCGCCAGCCGGCATTTCACGGGAAGTATCGCAATCCGGTCCGCGCCGGCGATTTCCCCGACCCCTCCGTCATCCGTCCTTCGACGAGCTCAGAACAGCCTGCAACGTTCTACGCGGTCACGACCTCGACCGACTGGGCGCCGTTCTTCCCGATCTTCACCTCGGCCGATCTGGTCGACTGGGAGCTGGCCGGCCACGTCTTCGCGCGCCGGCCCGACTGGTGCGCCGGGAACTTCTGGGCGCCCGACTTCGCCGAGAAGAACGGGCGGTTCTACGTCTACTACACCGCGCGGCGCAAGGACGGGCCGCTGTGCGTCGCCGTCGCGACGGCAGACCGCCCGCAAGGCCCGTACACCGACCACGGCCCGCTGATCGGCCAGCGCAACGGCTCGATCGACGCGATGGCCGCCGACGACGCCGACGGCTCCCGCTGGCTGCTCTGGAAAGAGGACGGGAACGCGCACAACAAGCCGACGCCGATCTGGGCCCAGCGCCTCTCCGAGGACGGCTTGGTGCTCGCCGGCGAGCCGGTCGAGCTGTTGCGCAACGACGCGCCCTGGGAAGGGCGGCTGGTCGAAGCGCCGCACGTCATCCGGCGCGAGGGCTGGTTCTACATGTTCTACTCCGGCAACACGTGCTGCGGTGAGGACTGCGCCTACGCGGTCGGGGTCGCCCGCGCGCGGCGGCTGACCGGCCCCTGGGAGAAGTGCCCGGCGAACCCGATCCTGGCCGGCAACGAGGCGTTCCGCTGTCCCGGCCACGGCGCGCCCGTCGACGACGGCAAGGGAGACTGGTACTACCTCTATCACGCCTACGAGGCGCGGCCCGACGCGATCTACGTCGGCCGCCAGCTCTGCCTCGACGCGATCGAGTGGAGCCTCGACGGCTGGCCGGCGATCAACGGCGGGCGCGGGCCGAGCCGGATCGCCGACGCGCCGTTCGCCCGCGACCAGCGCGCCGCGCAGCGGGGTCGCTGGCAGGCCGATTTCAGCGCCGGGCCGCTCGACCGCGGCTGGCAGTGGCCGCAGTCGGCCGCGCCGCGGCTGGCGACCGACCACGGCGCGCTCGTGCTGACCGCGCAACACGAGCGCCGCGGCAGCGACCCGCTCGCCGGGGTCGTCGCACGCACGATCACGGCCGGCGACTACGCCGCGACCGCCGAGGTCGAAACCCGGGGGCAGGCGGCGGAGACGCTCGCCTCGCTGTGCGCGTACGGCTCGCACCGCGACGCGCTGGGGATCGGGGTGCGCGACGGGATGGTCAGCGTCTGGCGCCGCCGCGGCGGCCATTTGGTCGAGCTGGCGCTCGCCCGCGCACCGAACCGCAACCGGGTCCACCTGCGGGTGACCGCGCTCGACGGCTCGGCGTACCGCTTCGCGTTCAGCGGCGACGGGAAGAGCTGGACGACGCTCGGCGGCCGGCTCGACGGCTCGTGGCTTCCGCCGTGGGACGCCGGGGTGCGGATCGCGCTCACCGTCGGCGGCCGGACCGGCGCGTCGGCGCGGTTCGGCGCGTTCCGCTTCGAGCCGGCGCCTGCGGCGGTCAGCCGCCTCGACCCGCACGCCTCCAAGCGGGCGCGCCTCGCCGCGATGCTGGCGCGCGTCGCACCGGTCAAGCGGCTGGCTGCGAAGTCGTAG
- the galK gene encoding galactokinase, translating to MSELSALREAFAATSARAPRFFRAPGRVNLIGEHVDYSEGFVLPLAIDRATLAAVVPREDRTVRVRSLDRGERAEFDLDARDPRPRGAWSDYAQGVALALSRRVALRGAELAVRTSVPLGAGLSSSAAFELAVGLALLAAAGATLPPHELARAAQEAENGFVGLRSGIMDQLASACGVRDHALLVDCRTQDVTPVPLPAGAAIVVADSRVKHQLAGSAYNERRAQSEEAARLLGARTLRDVSLEDFARRADALPALLHRRARHVVGENARVLAAVAALRENDLARAGALMDASHDSLRDDYEVSSPELDLLVEAARGVPGVYGARMTGGGFGGSIVVLVRRDAVASLSTALESAYAARFGREPLVTEVRASDGAAPIA from the coding sequence ATGAGCGAGCTGAGCGCGCTGCGCGAGGCGTTCGCCGCAACGAGCGCGCGCGCGCCGCGGTTCTTCCGCGCGCCGGGCCGCGTCAACTTGATCGGCGAGCACGTCGACTACAGCGAAGGGTTCGTCCTGCCGCTGGCGATCGACCGTGCGACCCTCGCCGCCGTAGTGCCGCGCGAGGACCGCACGGTGCGCGTGCGCTCGCTCGACCGCGGCGAGCGCGCGGAGTTCGATCTCGACGCGCGCGATCCGCGGCCGCGCGGCGCGTGGAGCGACTACGCGCAGGGCGTCGCGCTCGCGCTCTCGCGGCGGGTCGCGCTGCGCGGCGCCGAGCTGGCCGTGCGCACGAGCGTGCCGCTCGGCGCGGGGCTCTCCTCGTCGGCGGCGTTCGAACTCGCCGTCGGGCTCGCGCTGCTCGCCGCCGCCGGCGCGACGCTGCCGCCGCACGAGCTCGCCCGTGCGGCGCAGGAGGCGGAGAACGGCTTCGTCGGATTGCGCAGCGGGATCATGGACCAACTCGCCTCCGCCTGCGGCGTGCGCGACCACGCGCTGCTGGTCGACTGCCGCACGCAGGACGTCACGCCGGTTCCGCTCCCGGCCGGCGCGGCAATCGTGGTCGCGGACTCGCGCGTGAAGCATCAGCTCGCGGGCTCCGCGTACAACGAGCGGCGCGCGCAGAGCGAAGAGGCGGCGCGGCTGCTCGGCGCGCGAACGCTGCGCGACGTCTCGCTCGAGGACTTCGCGCGGCGCGCCGACGCGCTCCCCGCGCTCCTGCACCGCCGCGCGCGGCACGTCGTCGGCGAGAACGCGCGCGTGCTGGCGGCGGTCGCCGCGCTGCGCGAGAACGACCTCGCGCGCGCCGGCGCGTTGATGGACGCCTCGCACGACTCGCTGCGCGACGACTACGAGGTCAGCTCGCCCGAGCTCGACCTGTTGGTCGAGGCGGCGCGCGGCGTGCCGGGCGTGTACGGTGCGCGCATGACCGGCGGGGGATTCGGCGGCTCGATCGTCGTGCTCGTTCGGCGTGACGCCGTGGCCTCGCTGAGCACGGCGCTCGAGTCGGCGTACGCGGCGCGCTTCGGACGTGAACCGCTCGTTACGGAAGTGCGCGCGAGCGACGGCGCGGCACCGATCGCATAG